A genomic segment from Propionibacteriaceae bacterium ZF39 encodes:
- a CDS encoding ATP-dependent DNA helicase — MAGFTLQRGRRLEGSEPVLDPTQERVASHRDGPLLVLAGPGTGKTTTLVEAVVRRIGAQEDQGRTRVPLVLTFSRRAAADLRLRIAARLGHSTVTPMAMTFHAFCFALLRRFAPLAEEGPGWRLLTAPEQEFRVRETLGGLDPARHAWPESVVRALDTRAFAGEVRAVLARTRQLGLDPEDLVEVATDAGRPEWAGVGRFMAEYLDVLDFEQVLDYPELVHRCRILLTEADVLQTLRSEFDGIYLDEYQDTDAAQALLIAQLAGPGGTVVGFGDPDQSIYAFRGAQARGILDFPDQFRTASGEPAPIVALATTRRFGLRIADATRRIADRLPLARPLPADVLEQFRRPLLHPESVRGRVEVYHYESAGAEAEHIADLLRQAHLHDGVPWGDMAVLVRSGRRNLPGLSRALIAAGVPIEVAGDEIALSAELAVRPLLLALEVALSADGPDSDQAARLLLSPLGGLDSLGLRRLGRILREAERNELAGAALPSLSADLCRRALSEPAWLAECRTAAAGDHPELARAAELADLIDRARERIAAGGTAEEVLWELWSGTEWPGKLRTDALRGGDTGRRADRDLDAVCALFDVAGRSEELVGARGVQSFLAEVESQQIPADTQREADVRGRGVRLMTAHRAKGLEWRLVVVASVQEGIWPDLRVRGSLLDADRLGMTGDRPGLLDPLPLSVRLAEERRLFYVACTRARERLVVSAVEGTEGEGDQPSRFVAELGVMPQPISGRPQRPLTLGALVGELRRLSVDPEASPALRDAAAVRLARLADAVDDDGRTLVPAADPHRWWGMRAVTVATTSVLPADEPVRISGSTLGSLLMCPRQWFLSRRAAAEPARRSAASSGDVLHVLMRHAAQEEIPATDLIDHLDLVWDRLGFDATYLSAVERGEAEMMLERYVNWEAPNAHRELLGVEVPFEVRVAVGDDVVILHGAVDRLELTSEGLQIIDFKTGRTKPDKRDLVTHEQLGVYQLAAASGAFDELAPGERRLAGAELVMLRHGQGKDLADYPAVFPQDSLTRVPHVADDPPELSAGHPTWVHIRLAEANRIIRAEEFSAKRCVACKWCAFATSCPARSQEVLS, encoded by the coding sequence ATGGCGGGCTTCACACTGCAACGCGGACGACGGCTGGAGGGATCGGAGCCGGTGCTCGACCCCACCCAGGAACGGGTGGCGTCCCACCGCGACGGTCCGCTGCTGGTGTTGGCCGGCCCCGGGACGGGGAAGACCACCACCCTCGTGGAGGCCGTGGTGCGGCGGATCGGGGCGCAGGAGGATCAGGGGCGTACGCGCGTCCCGCTCGTCCTGACGTTCTCCCGCCGGGCGGCGGCCGACCTGCGCCTGCGGATCGCGGCGCGCCTGGGGCATTCGACCGTCACGCCGATGGCGATGACGTTCCACGCCTTCTGTTTCGCGCTGCTGCGACGCTTCGCCCCGCTGGCCGAGGAAGGGCCGGGCTGGCGCCTGCTGACCGCCCCCGAGCAGGAATTCCGGGTGCGCGAAACCCTGGGCGGGCTCGATCCTGCCCGCCATGCCTGGCCCGAGTCGGTGGTTCGGGCGCTCGACACCCGCGCGTTCGCGGGAGAGGTGCGGGCGGTTCTGGCGCGCACCCGCCAGCTCGGGCTGGATCCCGAGGACCTCGTGGAGGTGGCCACGGACGCCGGTCGGCCGGAATGGGCCGGAGTCGGGCGATTCATGGCGGAATATCTGGATGTGCTCGACTTCGAGCAGGTCCTGGACTATCCGGAGCTGGTGCACCGCTGTCGGATCCTGCTCACCGAGGCGGACGTCCTGCAGACCCTGCGCAGCGAATTCGATGGGATCTATCTGGATGAATATCAGGACACCGATGCTGCCCAGGCGTTGTTGATCGCACAGTTGGCCGGGCCGGGAGGCACGGTCGTGGGGTTCGGTGATCCGGATCAGTCGATCTATGCCTTCCGTGGAGCCCAGGCCAGGGGGATCCTCGACTTCCCCGACCAGTTCCGCACCGCGAGTGGCGAGCCGGCGCCCATCGTGGCGCTCGCCACCACCCGACGGTTCGGCCTGCGCATCGCGGACGCGACGCGACGCATTGCCGACCGCCTGCCACTGGCGCGGCCCCTGCCCGCCGACGTGCTCGAGCAATTCCGGCGCCCGCTGCTCCATCCGGAGAGCGTCCGGGGTCGGGTCGAGGTCTATCACTATGAGTCGGCTGGTGCCGAGGCCGAGCACATCGCCGACCTCCTGCGTCAGGCCCACCTCCACGATGGGGTTCCGTGGGGTGACATGGCGGTGCTGGTCAGGTCGGGTCGACGCAACCTGCCCGGGCTCTCGCGGGCCCTCATCGCGGCCGGCGTGCCGATCGAGGTCGCCGGTGACGAGATCGCGCTGTCGGCGGAGCTCGCGGTGCGACCTCTGCTCCTGGCGCTGGAAGTCGCGCTTTCGGCCGATGGACCAGACTCCGATCAAGCCGCCCGGCTGTTGCTGTCACCGCTGGGCGGGCTCGACAGCTTGGGGCTGCGGCGGCTCGGCCGGATCCTCCGGGAGGCCGAACGCAACGAATTGGCCGGGGCCGCCCTGCCCTCCCTGTCCGCCGACCTCTGCCGGCGCGCATTGTCCGAGCCGGCGTGGCTCGCCGAGTGCCGAACTGCTGCCGCCGGGGATCATCCGGAACTGGCGCGTGCAGCCGAGCTGGCCGACCTGATCGACCGTGCCCGGGAGCGCATCGCTGCGGGCGGCACGGCCGAGGAGGTGCTGTGGGAGCTGTGGTCGGGGACGGAGTGGCCCGGCAAGTTACGAACCGATGCCCTGCGCGGCGGCGACACGGGCCGCCGGGCCGACCGGGACCTGGATGCGGTGTGTGCCCTCTTCGACGTCGCGGGACGATCCGAAGAGCTGGTGGGGGCCCGGGGCGTGCAGTCCTTCCTCGCCGAGGTCGAGTCCCAACAGATTCCGGCCGATACCCAACGAGAGGCCGATGTCAGGGGGCGTGGCGTGCGGCTGATGACGGCCCACCGGGCCAAGGGCCTCGAGTGGCGCCTCGTCGTCGTGGCCTCGGTCCAGGAGGGGATCTGGCCCGACCTGAGGGTCCGCGGATCCCTGCTCGACGCCGACAGGCTGGGCATGACCGGCGACCGTCCGGGGCTCCTCGACCCCCTGCCGTTGTCGGTGCGGCTCGCCGAGGAACGCCGGTTGTTCTATGTGGCGTGTACGCGGGCGCGCGAACGCCTGGTAGTGAGCGCGGTGGAGGGCACCGAGGGGGAGGGCGACCAGCCTTCCCGCTTCGTGGCCGAGCTCGGTGTCATGCCACAGCCGATTTCCGGCCGGCCGCAGCGACCCCTGACTCTCGGGGCACTGGTGGGCGAACTCCGCCGACTCAGCGTGGACCCCGAGGCGAGCCCCGCTCTGCGGGATGCCGCCGCGGTGCGCCTCGCCCGGCTCGCGGATGCGGTCGACGATGACGGACGGACCCTGGTGCCGGCGGCGGATCCCCACCGTTGGTGGGGGATGCGCGCCGTCACCGTTGCGACGACCAGCGTGCTCCCTGCCGACGAGCCGGTCCGGATCTCCGGGTCGACGTTGGGTTCCCTGCTGATGTGTCCTCGCCAGTGGTTCCTGAGCCGGCGCGCAGCAGCCGAACCGGCCCGGCGCAGTGCCGCCAGCTCGGGCGATGTCCTGCATGTGCTCATGCGTCATGCTGCGCAGGAGGAGATCCCGGCGACCGACCTGATCGATCATCTCGACCTGGTGTGGGATCGACTGGGCTTCGACGCGACCTATCTGTCGGCGGTCGAACGCGGCGAGGCCGAAATGATGCTGGAGCGGTATGTGAATTGGGAGGCCCCCAACGCCCACCGTGAACTGCTCGGGGTCGAGGTCCCGTTCGAGGTGCGCGTTGCGGTGGGCGACGACGTGGTGATCCTCCACGGTGCCGTGGACCGGTTGGAGCTCACGAGTGAGGGGCTGCAGATCATCGACTTCAAAACTGGTCGGACCAAGCCCGACAAGCGTGATCTCGTCACGCACGAACAGTTGGGGGTCTATCAGCTGGCGGCGGCTTCCGGGGCCTTCGATGAGTTGGCGCCGGGCGAGCGACGGCTGGCCGGAGCCGAGCTCGTGATGCTTCGCCATGGCCAGGGCAAGGATCTGGCCGACTATCCGGCGGTGTTCCCGCAGGATTCCCTCACCCGGGTGCCGCATGTCGCGGATGACCCGCCCGAACTGAGCGCGGGCCATCCCACCTGGGTCCACATTCGTCTCGCCGAGGCCAACCGCATCATTCGCGCCGAGGAATTCTCGGCGAAACGATGCGTCGCCTGCAAGTGGTGCGCTTTCGCCACCAGTTGCCCGGCCCGCAGCCAGGAGGTGCTGTCATGA
- a CDS encoding ATP-dependent DNA helicase, with amino-acid sequence MSEPTSVLRRRLTDPRELSDALGIPFSDQQLQAITASTQPGVIIAGAGSGKTTVMAARVVWLVGIGAVRPEQVLGLTFTRKAAAELSGRIRAALLRAGVLDTSGVDEVGEQVVLTYDAFAARLVSEHGLRIGVDGDRAMITGATRYRLASRIVSGAAGPFELLSRFRPITLAERVLKLDADLQAHLVDRRALDQHARQWRLAWGEAPLSRTRRPYVAVTKAEQALAERLELASLVHDFQALKQQLGVVEFADQMAVAARLVDEVPEVADLVRQQFRVVLLDEYQDTSAAQAALLQGLFSGAAPATGRGHPVTAVGDPFQAIYGWRGAAASNILQFSTDFPGPDGFPAAAFALTVNRRSGHRILAVANELAADLRNDPLLAGQDSGDSMLVAPEDASPGEVSAALFDTWNEEVAWLADQVVAARSDGSVGAWSDIAVLTRRNADIGALYAELVGRDVPVEIVGLGGLLSLPEVRDVVATLRVLDDVTANPEVIRLLGGARWGIGARDLALLGRRARALARDRDPAEPFDDALLSALEGAVAEVDPTEVISLLDAVTDPGTLPYSAEARIRFDLFATELAELRSHADEPVLDLTRRVIAVLGLDVELLATPRNARTGRRNQLAVFVDAVADYVDVDGDASLGGLLAYLKAEEDHGTGLERATPSDSDSVKLLTVHKAKGLEWTMVFLPALVKGVFPSDRVTDNWVNRAEAVPADLRGDSQSIPQLTEATNEAIGTYADALKQQQAQAEDRLGYVAVTRAKRRLIGSAHIWREGNQRPRTPSPYFTAILAEAELQGRVLARTTEPTPDQRNPLEVAEAPVPWPKPLDPDESARRQAAAVAVAASRARFAETGSYELPGGGPVLLDEAETIAGWDADVDQLVAEARESRRGRRTVALPSSLSATGLLTAARSPEEYAAALIRPMPGPPSPRARFGTRFHQWVERHYATRGATVPLVDTEDLPERVEEVAADERELRSLCEKFAAGAFGERVPHRMEVAFVLMLDGLALRGRIDAVYRSDDPAYSWQVVDWKTGRADDTDPGQLALYRLAWADLMRIPVEEVDAAFYLVRSDTVLRPPLPDPSEIVRGALP; translated from the coding sequence ATGAGCGAGCCGACCTCGGTCCTGCGCCGCCGGCTGACCGACCCCAGGGAGCTCTCGGACGCCCTGGGGATCCCGTTCTCCGATCAACAGCTGCAGGCCATCACCGCTTCGACCCAGCCGGGCGTGATCATCGCCGGGGCGGGGTCCGGCAAGACGACCGTGATGGCGGCCCGGGTGGTGTGGCTGGTCGGGATCGGTGCGGTGCGGCCCGAGCAGGTCCTCGGTCTGACCTTCACCCGCAAGGCCGCCGCGGAGTTGTCGGGACGCATCCGCGCCGCGCTGCTGCGGGCCGGCGTCCTCGATACGTCGGGGGTGGACGAGGTCGGTGAACAGGTGGTGCTGACCTACGACGCGTTCGCCGCTCGACTCGTGTCCGAGCACGGACTGCGGATCGGTGTCGACGGGGATCGCGCGATGATCACCGGGGCCACGCGCTATCGGTTGGCGAGTCGGATCGTGTCGGGAGCGGCCGGACCGTTCGAGTTGCTCTCGCGGTTCCGGCCCATCACGCTGGCCGAGCGCGTGCTCAAACTGGATGCCGACCTGCAGGCCCACCTTGTGGATCGTCGCGCGCTGGATCAGCATGCGCGCCAATGGCGGCTCGCGTGGGGCGAGGCACCCCTGAGCCGGACCCGGCGGCCCTATGTTGCGGTCACCAAAGCCGAGCAGGCACTGGCCGAGCGGCTCGAACTGGCCAGCCTCGTCCACGACTTCCAGGCGCTGAAACAGCAACTCGGCGTCGTCGAGTTCGCCGACCAGATGGCCGTGGCTGCGCGCCTCGTCGACGAGGTTCCGGAAGTGGCCGACCTGGTGCGTCAGCAGTTCCGGGTGGTGCTGCTCGATGAATACCAGGACACGTCCGCCGCGCAGGCTGCTCTTCTCCAGGGGCTGTTCTCCGGAGCCGCTCCCGCCACCGGTCGGGGCCACCCGGTCACGGCTGTCGGCGATCCGTTCCAGGCGATCTATGGCTGGCGCGGTGCGGCGGCGAGCAACATCCTGCAGTTCTCCACCGATTTCCCCGGGCCCGACGGGTTTCCGGCGGCGGCCTTTGCGCTCACGGTGAACCGGCGCTCCGGCCATCGCATCCTTGCGGTCGCGAACGAACTCGCCGCCGACCTGCGGAACGATCCGCTGCTGGCGGGGCAGGATTCGGGCGACTCGATGCTCGTCGCCCCGGAGGACGCGTCTCCCGGAGAGGTGTCGGCTGCTCTCTTCGACACCTGGAACGAGGAGGTCGCGTGGCTGGCCGACCAGGTGGTGGCCGCCCGGTCCGACGGTTCGGTGGGCGCTTGGTCGGACATCGCCGTCCTGACGCGACGGAACGCCGACATCGGGGCGCTGTATGCGGAGCTGGTCGGCCGCGACGTCCCCGTCGAGATCGTGGGGTTGGGAGGGCTCCTGTCGCTGCCCGAGGTGCGTGACGTGGTGGCGACCCTCCGGGTTCTGGATGACGTGACGGCCAACCCGGAGGTCATTCGCCTGCTCGGGGGCGCGAGGTGGGGGATCGGGGCCCGCGACCTGGCGCTCCTCGGCCGGCGGGCCCGTGCTCTGGCGCGCGACCGGGATCCGGCGGAACCGTTCGATGATGCGCTGCTGTCCGCCCTGGAGGGGGCGGTCGCCGAGGTCGACCCGACCGAGGTGATCAGCCTCCTGGATGCCGTGACCGATCCGGGGACGCTGCCCTATTCGGCGGAGGCCCGGATCCGCTTCGACCTGTTCGCCACCGAACTGGCCGAGCTGCGATCGCATGCCGATGAGCCCGTCCTCGACCTGACCCGGCGCGTCATCGCCGTGCTCGGCCTCGACGTCGAATTGTTGGCCACGCCCCGCAACGCCCGGACCGGCCGGCGCAACCAGCTCGCTGTCTTCGTCGACGCGGTCGCCGACTATGTCGATGTCGACGGTGATGCATCGCTCGGGGGGCTGCTGGCCTATCTGAAAGCGGAGGAGGACCACGGCACCGGGCTGGAGCGGGCCACGCCCTCCGACAGCGACTCGGTCAAACTGCTGACCGTGCACAAGGCCAAGGGCCTGGAGTGGACCATGGTGTTCCTTCCCGCCCTGGTCAAGGGAGTGTTTCCCTCCGACCGGGTCACCGACAACTGGGTGAACCGGGCCGAGGCGGTGCCGGCCGACCTCCGAGGCGACAGCCAGTCGATCCCCCAACTGACCGAGGCGACCAACGAGGCGATCGGCACCTATGCCGATGCGCTGAAACAGCAGCAGGCCCAGGCCGAGGACCGACTCGGCTATGTGGCCGTGACCCGGGCGAAACGCCGGCTGATCGGTTCGGCCCACATCTGGAGGGAAGGGAACCAGCGGCCCCGCACCCCGTCGCCCTATTTCACCGCGATCCTGGCGGAGGCCGAACTCCAGGGTCGGGTCCTGGCCCGCACAACCGAGCCCACGCCCGATCAGCGGAATCCGCTCGAGGTGGCCGAGGCACCCGTCCCGTGGCCGAAACCTCTCGATCCCGATGAGAGCGCGCGCCGGCAGGCGGCAGCCGTTGCCGTCGCGGCGTCGCGGGCACGGTTCGCCGAGACGGGCAGCTATGAGTTGCCCGGTGGGGGCCCGGTGCTCCTCGACGAGGCCGAGACGATTGCGGGATGGGATGCCGATGTCGACCAGTTGGTGGCGGAGGCACGCGAATCGCGGCGGGGCCGGCGTACCGTCGCCCTCCCGAGCTCGCTGTCGGCCACCGGGCTGCTGACGGCGGCCAGATCTCCCGAGGAGTACGCCGCAGCGCTCATCCGCCCGATGCCCGGCCCCCCCAGCCCCCGGGCGCGGTTCGGCACTCGGTTCCACCAGTGGGTGGAGCGTCACTACGCCACCCGCGGGGCGACTGTCCCCCTGGTCGACACCGAGGACCTGCCGGAGCGGGTCGAGGAAGTGGCCGCCGACGAGCGTGAGCTCAGGAGCCTCTGCGAAAAGTTCGCCGCGGGCGCCTTCGGTGAACGCGTGCCCCACCGGATGGAGGTGGCGTTCGTGCTGATGCTGGACGGGCTGGCGTTGCGGGGACGGATCGATGCGGTCTATCGCAGCGACGACCCGGCGTACTCCTGGCAGGTCGTCGACTGGAAGACCGGCCGCGCCGATGACACGGATCCGGGCCAGCTCGCGCTCTATCGGTTGGCCTGGGCCGATCTCATGAGGATCCCCGTGGAGGAGGTCGATGCGGCGTTCTATCTGGTGCGCAGCGATACCGTCCTGAGGCCCCCGCTGCCCGACCCCTCGGAGATCGTGCGGGGCGCGTTACCCTGA
- the nudC gene encoding NAD(+) diphosphatase, protein MEKWRGVGALDRADQHRRDPDWVARQWARRDAQLLRVDSEDRIAADPDGAGPRGVRAEGAFDPERHFLLGLAAGVPWFTTNAEPDGPTASLRRIGAVAEGLALELTVGATALTAWHRLEPHCSACGTRTTVESGGTNRRCPACGRVHFPRQDPAVIVAVLDPDDRILLGRQPTWAPGRMSVLAGFVEAGESLEQAVHREIHEESGVRLTEVQYFGSQPWPFPRSLMVGFVARAENESLAVARDEIEDAAWFTRDEVDDSVLAGRLILPGEASIAHRLIRAWSTREVSAHRQPDR, encoded by the coding sequence ATGGAGAAATGGCGGGGGGTGGGCGCGCTCGACCGGGCCGACCAGCACCGACGTGACCCGGACTGGGTCGCGCGCCAGTGGGCCCGGCGGGATGCCCAGCTGCTGCGGGTCGACTCCGAGGACCGGATTGCTGCCGACCCCGACGGGGCCGGGCCGCGGGGCGTCCGCGCGGAGGGTGCCTTCGACCCCGAGCGCCACTTCCTGCTCGGCCTCGCCGCCGGCGTTCCGTGGTTCACCACCAACGCCGAACCCGACGGGCCGACCGCCTCGCTGCGTCGCATCGGTGCGGTGGCCGAGGGCCTCGCCCTCGAGCTGACGGTCGGGGCGACAGCCCTCACCGCCTGGCACCGGCTCGAACCCCACTGCTCCGCGTGTGGGACCCGGACGACAGTCGAATCCGGGGGGACGAACCGTCGCTGCCCGGCGTGCGGCCGGGTGCACTTCCCACGTCAGGATCCTGCGGTGATCGTGGCGGTGCTCGATCCCGACGACCGGATCCTCCTGGGCCGCCAACCGACGTGGGCGCCGGGACGGATGTCGGTGCTGGCCGGCTTCGTCGAGGCCGGCGAATCCCTCGAGCAGGCCGTCCACCGGGAGATCCACGAGGAATCCGGCGTGCGTCTCACGGAGGTGCAATATTTCGGGTCCCAACCGTGGCCCTTCCCGCGTTCGCTGATGGTGGGCTTCGTGGCCCGGGCCGAGAACGAATCGTTGGCTGTGGCACGGGACGAGATCGAGGATGCGGCCTGGTTCACCCGCGATGAGGTGGACGACTCGGTCCTGGCCGGCCGGCTGATCCTTCCCGGTGAGGCCAGCATCGCCCATCGCCTGATCAGGGCCTGGTCGACTCGGGAAGTGTCCGCTCACCGGCAGCCGGACCGATGA